From the genome of Pleuronectes platessa chromosome 19, fPlePla1.1, whole genome shotgun sequence:
TAAAGTTGACATAAttgaaaaaataacaataattcaaTTAGATTTAGATCTttgtaaaacaatattttttagttttaaGCTTTAATATTAATTCTAAATCACAAACTTTCTCTTTTGATTGTACGTTGACAGATTCGACCCCCAACTGgggcaggagcagcagcttccCCCCCGTGGTCCCTCCGCACCAGAATGGTCATCTACAGCATCACCAGCCCATGCCTAACACAGGGCATTACTGTGAGTGGAGGGAGAACACGGACACATCTGCAATAGTCGCACATCATTTAAGACAACTGACAGAACATCTGTTAAGGTCACAGGCACACATCTTCTTTCTGTTACCTTATTctgtttattaattaaaattGACATTATCTTGCAGGGCCTGTTACCAACGAAATAGCGTTCCAGCCCCCCATATCCAATCACCCTTGTGAGTATCAAGCTACAGATGGAAAACAATTCACATATTTACTATCACATCCTAAAACTGGAACTGTAAACGGTGTAAaccattttgtatatttttttttcttctccaagCTCCAGAATACTGGTGCTCCATCGCTTACTTTGAGATGGATGTCCAGGTAGGGGAGACGTTTAAGGTGCCGTCCACTTGTCCAGTAGTGACTGTGGACGGCTATGTGGATCCATCAGGAGGGGATCGCTTCTGCTTGGGCCAACTGAGCAACGTTCACAGGACAGAGAACATAGAAAAAGCCAGGTACGCTGCCTTCTATGTAGTATTTTTGATTCAAGCAGACAACAGGGATTATCCGTCTCTCgggttaataaataaatgacagtACTGTGAAGTGTGTGCGTGACGTagtgtctctgtcctctctgacttacttctcctcccctcttctgACCACAGGCTCCACATTGGGAAAGGCGTGCAGCTGGAGTGCAAAGGGGAAGGAGATGTGTGGGTGCGCTGTTTGAGTGATCACGCAGTGTTTGTGCAGAGCTATTACCTGGATCGAGAGGCGGGTCGTGCCCCTGGAGATGCAGTTCACAAGATCTACCCAAGTGCTTACATCAAGGTGAGATTGCAGTATCTTGCTTCTAGAGTTAAGTAGTGTTATTAGAAAACACGCTTGTAGTGTTCTTGGCAGCGGCTATTTTTGCATACACACCAGTAATTGAGCCACGATGGAAGCCAGGAGCCACGATGGAATGCGAGTATGGTGGATTAACTGTTAATGCAGTTAAGCTTGAGGCTGTAGTGAAATATGTGGAGCATCCtctttcctgttgttttctcgAGGGACAGTTTATCAAAGTGGGAATCTGGCCCGTTCAGTTGACAGTCAAATGGTTGAGTGTTCATTTAATATCTTGGCTTGCTCTCAGTTGTGAACGTTTGTCTCGTCCCCCCCCACCAGGTGTTTGACTTGCGTCAGTGCCACAGGCAGATGCAGCAGCAGGCAGCGACAGCTcaagcagcagcttcagctcAGGCGGCGGCGGTGGCTGGAAACATTCCCGGACCCGGCTCAGTGGGAGGAATCGCTCCTGCCATCAGTGAGTGTTGTAACTGCTGCACTTTCCCCTCCAGCATGTGTATTACAATGATTTGCTTCTCAGCTTCGTCCTGTTTTAGGCGTTTTGCCTCCAGACTTTCATCAGGGACTCTTATGGCACTGCAGTCTGCTGTAAAAGTCTGTATTTTCTTAATGGATAACTTCTTTACTATACTAAACCAACTTGATTCATTTGTGTTTGCCAAATGAGCAGCTGTATTATGCAGgataatataaatatgtattattgtACTAACTTATTAGGTCTGAAAGGAATAAGCAAAAGTTACACTGCAAGATATGACTAACTGGAGGAATAGTATCCCCAACAGACCCAGATGTGTACAAATTGGCCATTACACTGCATTTCTCTGTGGTGTTAtcgatttcatttatttattttatctgtcaGATTTCATAATGAGTTGATgttaaaatgtacatatttacCCTTCAATGCCAGGTTAGTGTAGATATACAGCTGCAGTGGGAGAGTTGTGACTATACTATGCAGGTTTTTGGATTTTCTCCTTTATCTTTTTATCCAATAAAACTTGGTCTGATCTGAGTGGGAGATATGCTCCTAATAGCAGTcgtatgttttatatttaacgtTGTGTCTGGTTTATGTTCCAACTTTTACTACAGCAGTAACTTCGCTGACATATCTCCGCTGTGTGTTGGCCTATAGTGCCACATTGATCTGAAAGTTGCTGCTTGTACCTCCCCTGCaggtctgtctgctgctgcaggcATCGGGGTTGACGACCTGCGCAGGCTGTGCATCCTGCGGATGAGCTTCGTGAAAGGCTGGGGGCCCGACTACCCACGGCAGAGCATTAAAGAGACACCCTGCTGGATTGAAATCCATTTACACCGAGCGCTGCAGCTACTGGATGAAGTTCTGCACACCATGCCCATAGCTGACCCTCATCCGCTTGACTAAGTTGAAAAGACATTAATTGTACAAaagcaacaaagaaaaaaaatcagactGTACTTTTAACAGACCACTCCACCTATAGGCCCAGAGCAGCAGCGGAGGGCCGCAACCACAGGGACACTGAGCAGGTTGTAGGAGTAAAGAACAAGGGCGGCAGTATACTCACACTGATTTCAAACCCAGTGCTGCGAGCAGTCGTCGGTTTACTGAGTTCCTCTCCAGGTCTGTAAGTTCAGAGACTTCCTGGAGGAGCATGTGAGTCACATTGGGAGGAGTTGTGGAACAGTGGAAACGAAGAGAATGAGCATGTTAAAGGTAGCCAGTATTCCGCTGTCAACAATTGGAACTGCACAACAATACGAAGTGAACCCGTTTCTCAAATCACAAGTTTGATCATGATCATGTCCACACTGAGGTTAAAAGATCCAAAAAGCTCTTTGACTATTTAACAAACTGACAAAGACACTGTAAGAAGCAGGGAACGATTCGAACTCTGTATTCTTCTGTCAGGacattttctgtatttaatttttttttagatgtttgGAGCCCCCAAATTCctttttaatctatttattaaaaagagCAAACTATTTAGCTCCACACAGTTTGAGCTGAGCCCAATGTGGAGCCTTGTATTGGATGCAAACCTGTCGTATACCCTGtttatgtaaatgtgatttcagCTGGTGGACACTGCCGGTCCAGTCCTCCCTCACTGGTCCTCCGGTGCTGATGTGGCTTCATGTAAGTGGAGATTTTTTCTTCCCAGTTGCAGATCAGGACATTTATGTGAGATCATGTTACCCATTACTCATTTTCTTGTGAAATGTAATCTTGAATCTTTTTCAAAGCTGAAAGCTTTGATTCATACACCCCCTTTTTGAATAGTTGTTTTTAATAAGGTAaagagcatttaaaaaaaaggcccATTTTAGTTGAGCTAGGCTTCTCTTTATAAAACTGTTCCATTATTCTAGTAGCAGTCGTGAGAAATGATGGTTTTCTATTGAACTTTTGCAAACCACATTATTTTATCGAAACTATAAAAGCAAGGAGAGATTATTATACATCTATCtgcttaatttttatttttaatcgtaatttattttttattttaactagaTTCCCATACAGTGTCCATTAGCACTTTATTAATTTGCCTGCGTATGTTGTCTTGTTTCTTTTGTCGCCTGTATGGTTACTTGTCGTATCCATATATCTTAGcataatataaaattaaataatgtacactgggttcGAAATGTCTGAGACTGTTTTTGGACCCCAGGGGTAGTTCAAAGTGCAGCCTGCTCATAATCTATGTTTCAGTATCAAACATTCACTCTCAGCTGGTTTGAAAGAAACCATGATTATTAAAACTTACAGAGGTGTGGTTTacgaaatacaaaaaaaaaattgagcaCCACCTTTCAAACCTGCGGGCGGCGAATTGTTTGTACTGAAAACACATGTTTCGGTGGAGAATCTCCTTGGAGTAGCTCACCTCcacctgttttcatttgagaATAACACATAACGTAGAAGACAGCTGAGAAAAGCAAGTGTGGACCGAACTGTGAGAGGAAGCGTAGCCATATTGAAGCCAAAAATAACTCTCTGGAAAAGTGGAAACGGTTAATCAGCCTGCCGTCATTTCAGTGTTTACGTTGCTTCTGAAAGCTCTGTTTCATTTTCAACACTATTTGGGTATTTGGAGCTCTGTTTACAGCAGTTGCAGTATTTTGTACCTTTTTGCTACCGTGACAGTGACGAACCATTCTGGCCAAaatggaaacatttaaaaaataaataagaataaagtcAAGGAATGCTGTACAATTTTCAGGAAATGCAAGTTTGTGCTCATCGTAAACTGAGTTTGAATGATATTGGTGTTTACATGTATGAATATGgttgaataaaatgtaatgggctaACGCTACGATTTAGTCAtttgatttctgtgtgtgtgagccataagtgagagagagaggaactcaACTTTGAACAAGAGAACATTTATTACTGCAAAGACGTGTCACAAAttttaagaaaacaacactAAGAAGCTAGCCTGAGCTGAGATCTGAAATATTCAGAAAACCAAACTACATGTGTCTTTAATAGTTTCTATATTCATCAATACGACACACTAAATGATAAtatctttataaatataaaagttcCCCAATTGTCCTCGTTTTTTATGCAAAATACACGATACAAATCACCCTACACGCATTGGTTTTGCTCGCCAAATTTGAGAAGATATGAAGAAAACTTAACAGCGCACGAAAAGAAAGTCACATGaaatttgtgtgtatatattatatcagaTACTATACATTATCCCCAAAAATAGAGGGAAAAGAAATTATCACAAAAAAAGCACTTTAGCCAACATATCCGATAAAATGTTCACCAAAAGAACAAATCAAATAATTAggacacaaataaatataccttttcagtttttgatatatacatatttttgtcTAGGGTGAAtcgaaaataaaaaccttcccCAAATGCCACTGCCAAATGCTTGTGCTTGCATTAGAGCGTGCTACAGATGGCCACGACTCACTGGACTGTCAAATGGCACTTGAAAAcatccaaatacaaatctcaAACAGGTCACAGCATTCAGAAAAGATCATTtgacaagaaaagaaagaaacctcAGCAGAAATCACGATCATGAGAAAAACAAGTCGTAAGAGGGAGcgtttttttactttacagcTGCTCTCCTTGTTCATTAACCAGTTCTATACAATTTTTAAAAAGCCGTTTGCAGGTCCTCTACCACGTGTAAACCACGCGGTGCGCGTCACATCCAGTAAATAGACAGCCCCAAGTCTGAGGGCGggtctttttttgtctttccgTCTTCCTCAGCTCCGGTGTCTTCTCAATGGCAGCACCTGTGCAAGGAAACGTCCGCTCTGATGAGCCTCTATCTGTAGCCCACCAGAGACCCAATAGTCACCCAGGCCATCTGCTCTGGCCGGGGCGAAAAGGAAAAGGCACTGGAGTCTGCTATGGGTCAGTGAAGCTGCCATGTTGTCCCGGTGAAGAGTCCGTTCTTAGCTAAAACTCCTATTACATagcttatgtttttcttttttctttttctttttccctctggTCGAAAAAAAGGCTCatttgcacgcacacactcacacaaaataaCAATTCTACTTCTCAATTTCAAAGACACTGAGAAATTAAGTACAATTGTGTTGGCAGCATTATCATCAGTCCAGTGTTTTACCAGGCAGGCTTTGAGATGCAGAaaaagcacacaaaaaaaaaaatcactgtgtGGCACATCAGTCCatgtgtgaaaagaaaacaatagggGGAACATTGTGAACGAAACAAAACCGGATTCTAGCAGCACATGGGAGCCGTGCAAGACCAGAAAGCACTTATGATCCTAAAGCACACAATTCAAgattcaaagaaagaaaaacatttttaagccATTTCCACTTcaggcacacaaaaaaaaaaatgcatctaCAGTGTTGTAGTTAATTCACATGATAACGGAGGTGAGACTcgtatatattaaaaaaactaatcaTTCAATAAGAGGCAAGATAATATATCCTGCAGAACCTCCATTCCTAACCAGTACACACTACCAGGTTTACAGCATACTTCAAAAGATTTCAGTCACAGAACAGAacgtcattttttttcttctttttttcttttacaatcgcatttttcaaataaattcaGCGAGTCATGTGGGGTTACTTTATTACGGGAGCACAGATTTATGGTGAGGCTCTGGACAAAGAACAAGATGATCTAGGGGCTTTATGTCTACGTGTCTGTTCACCTTGTGTTCTCTCCCCGACTTAAATAGCAAGAGTCAGGGAGCCATCGCTCATACAAGGTCGCTGTGGCCGCAGTCGGATGTAAACAAAATACTCCGGGCCTCCAGCTCCCAGCTCCCTTAAGGTTCACTGACCTTTTCTTGCAGACTTTTCAAAACTGTCCTTAAGGGATGTGATGATAAAgcctgttattgtgtgtgtgcgctcggtTCCTAGATCTAGTGTGCCAGACATTTCAAGCCAATAGACTCAGGGTAAGGCTACAGTATGAGATGTGTGGGCTTAATAAATATGGAATGTGTCTTTGTGGTGGGGGACAAAAACGTTgtcgaattttttttttacaaaacctAGATAAGAGTCTACAACAAGAGTATTAGGGCCATGCTGAAGAAAGGAAATCTGAGATTTTGAGAGTAAAGTTGCAATTTTACAAGAACAAAGCAGCAATTTAGTGGATAAAGaagatattttttaagaaataagCTTCAAGGAGAACCTGTGCTGGAtacaaaacctcaaacaaatctcaTTGTTTCTTAAGAATCTGGGACACCTCTTTGAAAATCACATCATACATATATCACATCAAAGATTTACAGTCGACCGCATTTCCATTATCAGGCAACAGGCTGATCTTCTGATGTTTCCCCTGAATTCAGTCTTTCTTCTGGTAAATGTATTACTTTACTCTCGAAATCTCAGGTTTTTCCCCTGTAAGTGGCCCTAATACTCAGTCGAACTTTACAGAGTAAGACCTAAAGGACAACATTCGCACACCCCTGCCCTCCTTTACTGCTGAGCATGTTTTctacacagcaacacaacctAGATTCAGACAAAAAGGGCACAGATCCTGGTAATGACAGTTTCTGAGGGAATTTTTGGACTAGAGATTCTAAAAGACTGATTACAACAAATAACAGTGCCAACCCTTCTTCATAATCCTTCATCAACCTACATACATGACTTACGAgggggaaaataaaacaaaacgacAACAAACAAACCTCCTGGTCCTTCTGTACAGTAAGTCTGCTCTTTGCAGTGGTATATGTCCCCATTATAACATATGCATAATGAaaccaaaaacacaataaatatcaataaataaaaaaagtctcCCGCAGAGAAGCGGTGCAGGTCGTTTTCAACAGGCatggcaaaaaaacaaacaataaaacagtagCAAAACAGTTCCTATTTAGAGGATTAATCTCAATAATCTCCACAACATAGAAGGCTGTAACAGTTCAAGTATAGATGTAGTCTAATGAAGAAAAAAGTTAGTACCCATGCCTTTCCCACTTGAGTCTATAAACTAATTACAGAGGAGCTACCGAAAGAAGCACAGTCACGTAGAAACAATCCGATCAACCACATAAAAAGCAAACACGTATCTGTAGTGTGTCGTCATTTCATATActatacatatatatctatatatctctTTGAATATCAGAAAATATCTACTTTTGGTCCACTGTACAAAGATGATCTTCAAACAGGGAACAAAGGATgacgcttttttttttacgggcTAAGAACTGAAATCACAATGTGTCAGAGGTGAGAGAAAAGCAATGCAGACTTTCTCTATCGCGTTGAGATTTGTGCAgtacagaggtgtgtgtgcaaTAAGTGTTTGGTGACTGTTCTGCACGCGTCAAAAGGGCTGGCACCACTGGTTTGAGGTAGGGTGACTGATGGATGtgttccaacacacacacacacacacacacacacaagcacgcagaCATAGGCATatctatatacatatacaaacacagTGCAGACCTACGCATCCATgtatatacacactcacacgcacttCACCCAGTAACGAAGGCTAATGCAAGAATAGGCCTCAAGAGGGCAGAGTTAGGGCAGGAGCAAGGCTAAAGACCGCGATTCAGATACGTAAAGAAGCTTAGTAGAGCTGATCCAGAGAAAACAACGGATGTGTCTGGGCCTGGGTTCCTTGGTCTCCACACTGATGACCCGGCCCAAATCCAGCCACAAGTCACCGGAAAGCCAAAAGGTGTGGCTGGGACAATGCAGAGGGGCCGCGGGCTCTCGACACCACACAGTCAGGACAACAAGGACAGCTGCATTTAAAGATAAGGCACTATGATAAAGCCGAGGTACATTTAATCCCTGACATTCCTTCTGCTCTGCAAACATGGCACTGTGGGGGGACAGGAGACGGCTCTCGGGTGGCCCCTGAGGCCTCACTCCCAGCTTCCTCTTGTTGGTTTGGTTTTTGGTCCTCTATGAACTAAAAAGATTTCTTCAAGACACAaactaaaaaaagagaaagaaaccgGGGGAATGTGTCTAGTAAGGTGTTTTCGAGATTACTTATTGTCACATCAGCGGAACTACAGAAAATCTCGAATGAACAAAGGCAAGCGTTATGCACGAGTGCATAGAAAAGCTAGCATCGAGGAAACGGTTTTTGTACAGCCGTTCTTCTCAATCTCTCTACACGCGAGAAGCAGCACAGATATTTCCTCAGGGggtttctttctctgtggctAAAAGCTGTAAGTGGTTATCGGTGGGTGGCTACCAAATTAAAAGACAAAATTGCCAattgatccttttttttttttttaaatgtcatacaCACATAGAAAGTCATCCCTTTTGTTTTGAGCTAcaaacaacactcacacatattTTGTTCAGCCAAAAGCTAGTCAGCAGTTGGAATGTAAATCATACTAAAATTAGGAGGGATAACGGGAAGTTAAAGCAAAACACAACGATAGCACCATGAGGTTTGGGTCATACCAATTCAAAGTACAGCAGATCTATGTACAGTAGATGAAGGTCTTGAGTCAATCGATGACTTTGCTCCTCTGGGACTGGTGACGTGGATTTGAGCTCTGAGACATCAGCAGTATGAAGGAGTGTGATTTTCCTTCGAGCTTATGCTTGTCTGTACACACAGACGGGTTTGTTGTTGATTCATGATTAACCAGGAAATGTTTTAACGGGTCAAATTAGTCCTTTTCCTCCGGGTCCCTTCCACTTCTGCCGCACTATGGTAGAGCACAGACTTATGGGATGACAGAACATCCACAATCTAAGCAGTCGGACACGGACAGCACAACTTGGCCAGAGTGTCAGCCATCGGCACTCCTCCACTGACCAGGCTGGAGAGGAGAGCAAGTCCATTCAGGTACAGATGGAGACAATGCATGAAAGAGACGGAAACATCACgactgacagagagaaagatatgtggagagagtgagacagcgTAAATAGGCCGGACACGGTTGGCCGAGCCCTCTG
Proteins encoded in this window:
- the smad4a gene encoding mothers against decapentaplegic homolog 4a, translated to MSITNTPTSNDACLSIVHSLMCHRQGGESESFAKRAIESLVKKLKEKKDELDSLITAITTNGAHPSKCVTIQRTLDGRLQVAGRKGFPHVVYARLWRWPDLHKNELKHVKYCQYAFDLKCDNVCVNPYHYERVVSPGIDLSGLTLTSSGPLMVKDEYDYDNQQSHSSSESHLQTIQHPPSRPGLQETFSSPALLPPDCSGSTSAFSTINAGPSHSTPNWGRSSSFPPVVPPHQNGHLQHHQPMPNTGHYWPVTNEIAFQPPISNHPSPEYWCSIAYFEMDVQVGETFKVPSTCPVVTVDGYVDPSGGDRFCLGQLSNVHRTENIEKARLHIGKGVQLECKGEGDVWVRCLSDHAVFVQSYYLDREAGRAPGDAVHKIYPSAYIKVFDLRQCHRQMQQQAATAQAAASAQAAAVAGNIPGPGSVGGIAPAISLSAAAGIGVDDLRRLCILRMSFVKGWGPDYPRQSIKETPCWIEIHLHRALQLLDEVLHTMPIADPHPLD